From the genome of Thermogutta terrifontis, one region includes:
- a CDS encoding 6-phosphofructokinase: MRIAVLCSGGDAPGMNACVRAIVRAGISAGHEVIGILRGYSGLLREEFFLNEQGQPRMSLRSVSDIARRGGTILHTSRCEEFYTESGQKRAAEILRKYKIDALIPIGGDGTFHGAVALAKYWDGQIIGCPGTIDNDLLGTDYTIGFATAVHTAVDAVDKLRDTADAHERMFLVEVMGRHSGYIALYTAIAASAEIACIPETPTEVSEIIRQLHELKSRGKTSVMMIVAEGDERGGAAALQKALCENGCPFETRVLALGHLQRGGSPVPQDRLLAARLGDFAVRSILAGKTGCMAGEQRGELVLVPFEQTYAAHKPVPQELVRLLETLAS; the protein is encoded by the coding sequence ATGCGGATTGCAGTCCTGTGCAGTGGCGGTGATGCCCCTGGCATGAACGCATGCGTGCGGGCGATCGTTCGGGCAGGGATTTCAGCGGGTCACGAAGTGATTGGGATCCTCCGGGGCTATTCCGGTCTTTTGCGGGAAGAGTTCTTCCTCAACGAGCAGGGACAGCCACGCATGTCGCTGCGGAGCGTGTCTGATATCGCTCGGCGAGGGGGGACCATTCTCCACACCAGTCGCTGCGAGGAATTTTACACAGAGTCGGGACAAAAAAGGGCAGCCGAGATTTTGCGGAAGTACAAGATTGACGCTCTCATCCCGATCGGTGGCGACGGAACGTTTCACGGCGCAGTAGCGCTCGCCAAGTATTGGGATGGCCAGATCATCGGGTGCCCTGGAACAATTGATAACGACCTCCTGGGAACAGACTACACAATTGGCTTCGCGACTGCGGTGCACACGGCTGTGGATGCGGTTGACAAGCTGCGCGACACGGCCGATGCACACGAGAGGATGTTCCTCGTGGAGGTGATGGGCCGACACAGTGGGTACATCGCTCTCTATACGGCAATCGCCGCCTCCGCGGAAATTGCATGCATCCCCGAAACCCCCACCGAAGTATCCGAGATCATCCGCCAACTCCACGAATTGAAATCCCGCGGCAAGACTTCGGTGATGATGATCGTGGCGGAGGGGGACGAGCGTGGGGGTGCCGCCGCCCTTCAAAAAGCCCTCTGTGAAAATGGATGTCCGTTTGAAACCCGGGTGCTCGCTCTCGGTCACCTGCAGCGAGGAGGAAGCCCCGTCCCCCAGGATCGACTGCTGGCTGCCCGGCTGGGAGATTTCGCCGTTCGCTCAATTCTGGCAGGAAAGACCGGGTGTATGGCGGGCGAGCAGCGGGGTGAGCTTGTCCTCGTGCCATTTGAACAAACGTATGCCGCGCACAAGCCGGTTCCCCAGGAGCTGGTACGTCTCCTGGAAACGCTCGCCTCCTGA
- a CDS encoding carbohydrate kinase family protein, giving the protein MSQALQVISAGILFADIACEPIERLPKAGELVPTSRIQLGLGGCAANVAVDLRKLDVSVGVAGCVGEDFFGQFIQEALTRSGVATAGIRAVPGYGTAATMIVNVQGEDRRFISTPGANVVFHTGDIPTAWLDGARVLYVGGYLMMPGVETDDFANLLATARQRGITVVLDVVLMERKDFQSILRKVLPHVDYFMPNDDEGEIILGVSDPVEQARRFHDMGARNVVITLGEKGCLFVGERGSFRAGVYPTTFVGGAGAGDAFDAGFIMGLLLGESPEGCVRWGSALGASCVRAIGTTEGVFNRAEAEEFLASHQLEITPL; this is encoded by the coding sequence ATGTCCCAGGCGCTCCAGGTCATATCGGCCGGTATTCTTTTCGCTGATATTGCCTGCGAACCGATTGAACGGCTCCCTAAAGCCGGTGAGCTCGTTCCAACGTCTCGCATCCAGCTCGGATTGGGGGGCTGCGCGGCGAACGTGGCCGTGGATTTGAGAAAATTGGATGTTTCTGTGGGCGTGGCGGGATGTGTGGGGGAAGACTTCTTCGGCCAGTTCATTCAGGAAGCACTCACAAGGTCCGGTGTGGCTACGGCTGGAATCCGCGCTGTACCGGGATACGGTACGGCGGCCACCATGATCGTCAATGTGCAGGGTGAAGACCGACGCTTCATCAGCACGCCGGGGGCGAATGTGGTTTTTCACACCGGCGATATTCCAACCGCTTGGCTGGACGGCGCTCGGGTTCTCTACGTCGGCGGGTATTTGATGATGCCAGGTGTGGAAACCGATGACTTCGCTAATCTGCTGGCAACCGCCCGCCAGCGGGGAATCACGGTTGTTCTCGACGTGGTGCTCATGGAGCGCAAGGACTTTCAATCCATTTTGAGGAAGGTCCTTCCCCACGTTGATTATTTCATGCCTAACGACGACGAAGGCGAGATCATCCTCGGTGTATCCGATCCTGTCGAGCAAGCGCGGCGGTTTCACGACATGGGAGCCCGGAATGTCGTCATCACACTGGGCGAAAAAGGCTGTCTCTTTGTGGGAGAACGTGGGAGTTTCCGAGCGGGAGTTTATCCCACCACGTTCGTCGGGGGCGCCGGCGCAGGTGATGCCTTTGACGCGGGATTTATCATGGGATTGCTTCTCGGCGAGTCGCCCGAAGGCTGTGTACGCTGGGGGAGTGCGCTGGGAGCCAGTTGTGTGCGGGCAATCGGGACCACCGAAGGTGTCTTCAATCGGGCGGAAGCAGAGGAATTTTTGGCAAGCCATCAACTAGAAATCACGCCGCTTTGA
- a CDS encoding phosphopantothenoylcysteine decarboxylase, whose translation MATVLITSGPTREFLDPVRFLSNASSGRMGRALAEAFCTAGHRVIVVSGPVAIDYPPQAEIVSVVTTEEMLKACQSIFPDCDGVIGAAAPCDFRPEQMATRKIVKSGTPLTLRLVETPDILASLGMMKRHQWIVGFALETHNARQHALEKIQKKRCDLMVVNRPSAIGSDCSSVEVLDSEGTCLAEWTGTKTDIALRLRELIEQKLLKLSNSVGGG comes from the coding sequence ATGGCCACCGTCCTCATCACATCAGGACCAACGCGGGAATTCCTGGATCCGGTGCGATTCCTATCGAACGCGTCTTCAGGACGGATGGGCAGGGCCCTGGCCGAGGCGTTCTGTACTGCTGGCCATCGTGTCATCGTGGTGTCAGGACCTGTGGCCATTGATTATCCTCCGCAAGCGGAAATCGTATCGGTGGTAACGACGGAGGAAATGCTGAAGGCCTGCCAATCCATTTTTCCAGACTGCGACGGCGTGATCGGTGCCGCCGCCCCTTGTGACTTTCGCCCGGAGCAGATGGCAACTCGAAAAATTGTCAAATCGGGGACTCCGCTGACACTCCGCCTCGTGGAGACCCCCGATATTTTGGCCAGCCTTGGCATGATGAAAAGGCATCAATGGATTGTGGGTTTTGCCCTGGAAACACACAATGCGAGGCAGCACGCCCTGGAAAAAATTCAGAAGAAACGGTGCGACTTGATGGTCGTGAACCGCCCCTCGGCGATCGGCTCGGATTGCTCGTCGGTGGAGGTTCTCGATTCGGAGGGCACGTGTCTCGCCGAATGGACCGGGACAAAAACGGATATCGCCCTTCGCCTGCGGGAATTGATCGAGCAAAAGCTCTTGAAACTGTCCAATAGCGTCGGTGGTGGATGA
- a CDS encoding NAD(P)(+) transhydrogenase (Re/Si-specific) subunit beta, translated as MIPESVIVLAYLLASVLFILGIKGLTHPRTAVRGNLTGALGMLIAVLATLFHSGIIEYHWIILGLIVGSVMGAVLALKVRMTAMPQMVALLNGFGGAASVLVAAAELIRTPPPPVSDIAIATFASAIIGAVTFWGSLLAFAKLQEYKAFREPIRYPLLQPINAVLGILALGASVLGVLDPSAPGWYWVVVALSSVLGLTLVNPIGGADMPVVIALLNSYSGLAAAATGFVLGNAVLIISGSLVGASGIILTNIMCKAMNRSMFNVLFGVLQEGEQAAKADEVYRTVKSATAEEIAMLFDTARRVVIVPGYGMAVAQAQHAVRDLYHLLESRGIEVLFGIHPVAGRMPGHMNVLLAEVEIPYDKLKELDEINAILNETDVAIVLGANDVVNPLAKTDPKSPIAGMPIIEVDKAKTVVVIKRSLSPGFANIPNPLFAAPNTLMFFADGKRAVLDLVAAIKES; from the coding sequence GTGATTCCCGAGAGTGTGATTGTTCTGGCCTATCTATTAGCCTCGGTCCTGTTTATTCTGGGCATTAAAGGTCTCACCCACCCCCGAACCGCAGTCCGCGGAAATCTAACGGGGGCCCTGGGGATGCTCATTGCTGTTCTCGCCACGCTCTTTCATAGCGGAATCATCGAGTATCACTGGATTATTTTGGGACTGATCGTGGGGAGTGTCATGGGGGCCGTGCTGGCGCTCAAAGTGCGCATGACCGCCATGCCGCAAATGGTGGCCCTTCTTAATGGTTTCGGTGGGGCAGCTTCTGTCCTAGTAGCTGCCGCGGAGCTGATTCGGACTCCTCCCCCACCCGTCAGCGACATTGCCATTGCCACATTTGCCTCGGCAATTATTGGGGCTGTAACCTTCTGGGGAAGTCTTCTGGCCTTCGCGAAACTGCAGGAATACAAGGCGTTTCGAGAGCCGATTCGATATCCACTTCTCCAGCCGATCAACGCCGTTCTGGGCATACTGGCCCTGGGAGCGAGTGTGTTGGGGGTCCTCGATCCATCCGCCCCAGGGTGGTACTGGGTGGTGGTGGCCTTATCCTCGGTATTGGGCTTAACGTTGGTGAATCCGATTGGTGGTGCCGATATGCCTGTTGTCATCGCCCTCCTGAACTCCTACAGCGGACTGGCAGCGGCGGCAACCGGATTCGTTTTGGGAAACGCCGTGCTGATCATCTCGGGTTCGCTTGTCGGGGCGTCTGGCATCATCCTCACTAATATCATGTGCAAAGCGATGAACCGCTCGATGTTCAACGTCTTGTTCGGCGTACTTCAGGAAGGTGAGCAGGCTGCCAAGGCGGACGAGGTCTATCGGACGGTGAAATCCGCCACAGCCGAAGAAATTGCCATGCTCTTCGATACCGCGCGCCGTGTTGTGATCGTTCCTGGCTACGGGATGGCTGTGGCCCAAGCTCAGCACGCGGTTCGGGACCTCTATCACTTGCTCGAATCGCGAGGGATCGAGGTTCTGTTCGGTATTCATCCGGTAGCGGGTCGCATGCCCGGACATATGAACGTTTTGTTGGCGGAAGTCGAAATACCTTACGACAAGCTCAAAGAATTGGACGAGATCAACGCCATCCTTAACGAAACCGATGTGGCGATCGTCCTGGGGGCTAACGACGTTGTCAATCCCCTTGCCAAGACAGATCCCAAAAGCCCCATTGCAGGCATGCCGATTATCGAAGTGGACAAAGCGAAAACCGTAGTGGTGATCAAGCGGAGCCTTAGCCCTGGCTTCGCAAACATCCCCAATCCTCTGTTTGCCGCTCCCAATACACTAATGTTTTTCGCGGATGGCAAGCGTGCGGTGCTCGACCTGGTTGCCGCCATCAAGGAAAGCTGA
- a CDS encoding NAD(P) transhydrogenase subunit alpha: MALTIFVLAIFVGFEIITKVPPTLHTPLMSGSNAISGITIVGAIIAAGAGHSTLATILGTLAVILATINVVGGFLVTDRMLQMFKRKS, encoded by the coding sequence ATGGCACTCACAATCTTCGTGCTGGCTATCTTTGTGGGGTTCGAAATTATCACAAAGGTTCCACCAACCCTGCACACGCCGTTGATGTCCGGATCGAATGCGATTTCCGGCATCACGATTGTGGGGGCCATCATTGCGGCCGGAGCCGGGCATTCGACACTGGCCACCATTCTGGGAACCCTGGCGGTCATCCTTGCAACAATCAACGTGGTTGGCGGTTTCCTGGTCACGGACCGAATGCTTCAAATGTTTAAACGCAAATCGTAA
- a CDS encoding Re/Si-specific NAD(P)(+) transhydrogenase subunit alpha yields MIIGVLRERFPGEKRVAVVPANVPGLVKAGHTVRVESGAGERAGFPDSEYSARGATITSLAEVLEAEVLLGVRWDIPPEVRDEILAGIRPGQILIGAWDPLSKKGDLLPWVEKGATIFALELLPRITRAQSMDILSSMATLAGYRAVLLAALTLPKIFPMLMTAAGTLTPAKVFVVGAGVAGLQAIATAKRLGAAVSAYDVRPAVKEQVQSLGAKFVELELPTQAAEDQRGYAKELGEEVYRRQRELMTQVVAQSDVVITTASVPGRRAPVLITREMVAGMQPGSVIVDLAAERGGNCELTRPGETVVEHGVTILGPVNLPAEIPHHASQMYSKNITTFFLYVCKNGQIALDSEDEIIRDTLVARGGQVVHAMLREPAGQPSQ; encoded by the coding sequence ATGATTATTGGCGTACTGAGAGAGCGGTTTCCCGGGGAGAAAAGGGTCGCCGTTGTCCCTGCGAATGTCCCTGGCCTGGTAAAAGCGGGCCACACCGTGCGTGTGGAAAGCGGAGCCGGGGAACGGGCTGGATTCCCTGACAGCGAATATTCTGCGAGAGGTGCAACCATAACATCCCTGGCGGAGGTCCTCGAGGCCGAGGTGCTGCTTGGTGTCCGATGGGATATTCCGCCCGAGGTCCGAGACGAAATACTCGCGGGGATCCGGCCCGGTCAGATTCTCATCGGTGCCTGGGATCCGCTGAGCAAAAAAGGGGATTTACTGCCGTGGGTAGAAAAAGGAGCGACGATCTTCGCGCTCGAGTTGCTCCCACGCATCACGCGGGCACAGAGCATGGACATCCTCTCATCCATGGCCACTCTCGCCGGATATCGGGCTGTGCTTCTCGCCGCGCTGACGCTTCCCAAGATTTTCCCGATGCTCATGACGGCGGCTGGCACACTGACGCCCGCCAAGGTGTTCGTGGTGGGGGCAGGGGTAGCGGGACTTCAGGCGATCGCGACGGCGAAGCGGCTTGGCGCTGCGGTGTCCGCGTATGACGTTCGCCCTGCTGTCAAAGAGCAGGTTCAAAGCCTCGGCGCCAAATTTGTGGAATTGGAGTTGCCAACTCAGGCAGCCGAGGATCAACGCGGGTATGCGAAAGAACTTGGTGAAGAAGTGTACCGCCGCCAACGTGAACTAATGACTCAGGTGGTGGCCCAGAGCGACGTGGTGATCACGACGGCCTCGGTGCCCGGTAGGCGAGCTCCCGTCTTGATCACCCGCGAGATGGTTGCTGGCATGCAGCCCGGTTCTGTCATCGTGGATTTAGCGGCTGAGCGAGGGGGGAATTGTGAACTGACCCGGCCGGGAGAAACCGTGGTGGAGCACGGAGTTACCATTCTCGGCCCCGTGAATCTCCCGGCAGAAATACCGCACCATGCCAGCCAGATGTATTCCAAAAACATCACGACCTTTTTCCTGTATGTATGCAAGAATGGCCAGATCGCCCTTGACTCTGAAGACGAGATTATTCGGGATACTTTGGTAGCTCGGGGCGGCCAGGTGGTCCACGCAATGTTGAGGGAACCTGCCGGGCAGCCGTCGCAATGA
- a CDS encoding SAM-dependent methyltransferase, giving the protein MKRLWILLLGACLLAVTSAVLAFEAATAEKSGQTAAAKEEEPKFIRTPDVIYVPTPYEVVEKMLEVAQVKKGDVVYDLGCGDGRIVVTAAKKYGVRAVGFDIDPERIKEARENVRKNGVEDLVRIEQKDIFTLDLSEATVVTLYLLPQLNVKLIPQLEKLKPGSRIVSHDFDMDGVIPDKVIHFKPKGQREHTIYLWTTPLKKEKN; this is encoded by the coding sequence ATGAAAAGGCTGTGGATTCTGTTGCTCGGAGCATGTTTGTTGGCAGTCACTTCCGCAGTGCTCGCGTTCGAAGCAGCCACGGCAGAGAAATCCGGTCAGACCGCTGCCGCGAAGGAAGAAGAACCAAAGTTTATTCGTACTCCCGACGTCATCTACGTCCCCACCCCGTATGAAGTTGTGGAGAAGATGCTCGAGGTGGCTCAGGTCAAAAAGGGTGACGTGGTCTATGACCTTGGTTGCGGCGATGGCCGTATCGTCGTCACGGCAGCCAAGAAATACGGCGTCCGGGCGGTGGGGTTCGACATCGATCCTGAACGCATCAAGGAAGCCCGGGAAAATGTCCGCAAAAACGGAGTGGAGGATCTCGTGCGGATCGAACAAAAGGACATTTTCACTCTCGATCTGAGTGAGGCGACGGTGGTGACCCTTTACCTGCTTCCGCAATTGAATGTGAAGCTGATCCCACAATTGGAAAAACTCAAACCCGGTAGCCGAATCGTCTCACATGACTTTGACATGGATGGAGTCATTCCTGATAAGGTGATCCACTTTAAGCCAAAAGGCCAGCGTGAACACACGATCTATTTGTGGACCACACCGCTCAAAAAGGAGAAGAACTAA
- the bcp gene encoding thioredoxin-dependent thiol peroxidase: MADWLEAGVEAPDFTLPSDTGETIHLKSLRGRPVVLYFYPKDDTPGCTREACAFRDLKAEMEKLGAVVLGVSTDDLDSHRKFRQKYNLNFPLLSDTDHKVAEMFGAWREKVRFGKKSMGIQRSTFLIDANGIIRKVWKNVKVDGHDEQVLSALRELVGG, from the coding sequence ATGGCCGATTGGCTTGAAGCGGGAGTGGAAGCCCCTGATTTCACGCTGCCCTCTGATACAGGTGAAACAATTCATCTGAAAAGCCTTCGCGGTCGCCCGGTGGTGCTCTATTTCTATCCAAAAGACGACACACCAGGATGCACCCGTGAAGCCTGCGCATTCAGGGACCTTAAAGCGGAAATGGAAAAGCTCGGAGCGGTCGTGTTAGGGGTGAGCACGGATGACCTCGACAGCCACAGAAAGTTTCGTCAGAAATACAACTTGAACTTCCCCCTGCTTTCGGACACCGACCACAAGGTGGCCGAAATGTTCGGGGCCTGGCGAGAGAAGGTACGCTTCGGCAAGAAATCCATGGGGATTCAGCGCTCCACATTTCTCATCGACGCTAACGGAATCATCCGGAAAGTGTGGAAGAACGTCAAAGTTGACGGGCATGATGAACAGGTCCTTAGCGCTCTCCGCGAGCTGGTTGGGGGATGA